In Mycobacterium branderi, the DNA window GGCGCGCAACGACATCCGGCTGACCTATGTGGCGCTGACGCGGGCGCAGTCGCAAGTGGTGACCTGGTGGGCGCCGGCCTGGGACGAGCCGAATGGCGGTCTGTCGCGGCTGATGCGGGGACGGCGGATGGGTGAGGCGCTGGTGCCGGATTCCTGTGAGCCCAAGACGATTTCGGACGAGCAAGCGTTGGCGCTGATGCGTGAATGGCAGGCCGCGGGCGGGCCGGTGATCGAGGAGCCGTCGGTGACCGCCGTCGCGCCTGTTCCGCCGTCCGCGCCGCCGACCGACCTCGAGGTGCGACATTTTCACCGGTCGATCGACACCGACTGGCGACGCACCTCGTATTCGGCGCTGATCCGCGGTACCGAGGCGGCCGGAGTGAGCAGCGAGGCGGAAGTCACTGCCCGCGACGACGAAGTGGAGGTGGTTCCCGCCGGTGCACCGGGCGACGCGGGTGTCCCGTCCCCGATGGCGGAGCTGCCGTCGGGCGCCGCATTCGGCTCGCTGGTGCATGCGGTGCTGGAAAATGCCGACCCGTCCGCCGCGGATCTGGCCGCCGAGCTGGAAGCGCAGGTGCGGTTGCACAAGGCGTGGTGGCCGGTCGATGTCGAGCCTGCTGCGTTGGCCGCTGCGCTGGTGCCGATGCACGACACGCCGTTGGGTCCACTGGCCGCCGGCCGGACGCTGCGCCAGATCGGCGTGCCAGACCGCTTGCGGGAGTTGGACTTCGAGATCCCGGTGGCCGGCGGCGACGCCCGCGGCCTGGCGCCGGACATTCGGCTCGCCGATATCGGCGCACTGCTGCGTGACTACCTGCCCGCCGACGATCCGTTCGCGCGATATGCAGAGCGGTTGACGTCCGACGGGCTCGGCGGCCAGCCGCTGCGGGGCTACTTGTCCGGATCGGTCGACGTCGTGCTGCGCTTGCCCGGACCGCGTTATCTGGTGGTGGACTACAAGACTAACTTCCTCGGTGGGGCCAGCGCCGATTACAGCTTGCCGCGGCTGACCGAGGCGATGCTGCATTCCGACTATCCGTTGCAGGCCTTGCTGTATCTGGTTGTGCTGCACCGCTTTCTGCGGTGGCGGCAGCCGGATTACGACCCGTCGACGCATCTCGGCGGAGTCTTGTACCTGTTTGTGCGGGGCATGTGCGGCGCAAAGTCACCAGGGTCCGGAGTGTTCGGCTGGCAGCCGCCGGCCACACTGGTGCCGGCGCTGTCGGATCTGCTCGACGAGGGGCGGCAGGTCGCATGACGGTAACCGACATCGAAATGGCGATCGGCGTGTCCGGCCTGTTGCGCGAATTCAACGAGGCGGGCGTGCTGGAGATCGCCGACGTCCATGTGGCACAACGGGTTACCGCGCTGGCCGACGAGTCTGACGAGACCGTGGCTTTGGCGGTGGCATTGGCGGTTCGGGCGCTGCGCGGCGGATCGGTGTGCGTAGATCTGACGACGGTGGTTGCGGATTCCCCGGACCTTCCCTGGCCCGAACCGTCGTCATGGCTTGCCGCCGTGCACGCATCGGGATTGGTCCGCACGGTATTGCGGCTCTACGACGACCGGCTGCTCTACCTCGACCGGTATTGGCGGGAGGAGGAGCAGGTCTGCGCGGACTTGCTCGGCCTGCTGGTATCCGGAGCAATGGTCGAAAGCCCGGCCGTCGCACGGCTTTTTTCGGTCGGCTACGAGGAGCAGCGGGCTGCCGCGGAAATCGCGCTGTCGCAGTCGGTTACGGTGCTGACCGGCGGGCCGGGCACCGGGAAGACGACGACGATCGCGCGGCTTTTGGCGCTGCTCACGGACCAGGCGGAGCTTTCCGGCCGCGCGGGCTTCCGGATCGCGCTGGCGGCGCCGACCGGCAAGGCGGCCGCCCGGTTGACCGAAACGGTGAAGTCCGAAGTGGAAAGACTCCCGGACATCGACCGTGACCGGCTGACCGGCCTGCAGGCGGTGACGCTACACCGGCTGCTGGGTAGCCGGCCCGATACGTCGGTGCGGTTCAAGCACAATCGCGGCAACCGGCTGCCGCACGCGGTGATCGTCGTCGACGAGACGTCGATGGTGTCGCTGACCATGATGGCCCGACTGCTGGAAGCGGTGCGCCCGGATGCGCGGCTGATCCTGGTGGGCGACCCGGACCAGTTGGTGTCGGTGGAAGCCGGGGCCGTGTTGGCGGACCTAGTGGACGGGCTGTCGGCGCGCGCCGACGTACGGGTGGCGGCGCTGCGGACGTCGCATCGGTTCGGCGAGTCGATCGGCGCGTTGGCGGACGCGATCCGCGAAGGCCAAGCCGACCGCGTGGTCGAGCTGCTGCGGGCCGGCGATGAGCACATCGAGTGGATCGACGACGAGAACCCGGCGGCGCAGTTGCGGTCCATCCTTGTCCCGCATGCGATCCGGCTGCGCGAGGCCGCCATGTTGGGGGCGGATATGGTAGCGCTGGCGACGCTGGACGAGCACCGGCTGCTCTGCGCGCATCGGAGAGGCCCGTTTGGCGTCCAGCACTGGAACCGGCAGGTGGAGCAGTGGCTGTCCGAGGAGACCGGCCTGCCGCCGTGGTCGGAGTGGTACGCCGGACGGCCACTTCTGGTGACTGCCAACGACTATGCGTTGAAAATCAACAACGGCGACACCGGCGTGGTGATGTCCGGCGCGGATGGTTTGCGCGCCGTCATCTCCGCAGCCACTGGGCCGCTTGACTTTTCGACCAGCCGGCTAGCCGACGTCGACACCATGCATGCGATGACGATCCACAAATCCCAGGGCAGTCAGGTCGACGAAGTCACGACGCTGATCCCGTCGGAGGATTCGCGGCTGTTGACCCGGGAGCTGTTCTATACCGCGGTGACCCGCGCGAAGCGAAAGGTGCGCGTGGTGGGATCAGAGGCGTCGATTCGGGCTGCGATCGATCGGCGGGTCGCGCGAGCGAGTGGCTTGGCGAGGCGGCTTGGAGCGTAATCACGTCTGCCCCAGGTGTCCCTGCTCCAGGCGGCACCCGTTGCGCCCGGTTACGAGCGACAAACGACCTGTTGTCCATCACGCCGGCTGCGCCTACGCTCCCGCCATGACACTTCCTCCGCCCTCGGCAGGGTCGGTCGCCGTCGTCACCGGCGCGTCCTCCGGCATCGGCGAACAATTCGCCCGCCAACTCGTGGCCCGCGGCTATCGCGTCGTCGTCACTGCCCGCCGGGAAGACCGGCTGCAGGCACTGTGCACCGAGCTTGGCGGCGACGAGCACGCCGTCGCGGTGGGCACCGACCTCGCGGTGCCGGAAGACCGCGACCGGCTGGCCGCGCGGATCGACGAGTTGGGCGCTCAGGTCGACATCCTGGTCAACAACGCGGGCCTGGGCATCTACACGAAGTTCGGCGCCGAAGGCCGTGACAAGGAACTGCAGATGCTGCGCGTCGATGTCGAGGCGGTGGCGGATCTGATGCTGCGCTATCTGCCCGGCATGGTCGACCGCGGCAAAGGCGCGATCATCAACCTGTCGTCGGTGTCGGGATTTCAGCCGGCGCCGTACAACGCCGGCTACGCCGCGGCGAAAGCGTATGTGCTGTGGCTGTCGGAGGCGGTCAACGCCGAGGTCGCCGGCAGCGGGGTGACGGTCACCGCGGTGTGCCCCGGGCCGGTGCCCACGGAGTTTCAGGCCGCCGCCGACGCCGACTACCTCCTCGACCGGGTTCCGTCGTTCGCCCGGGTTTCCCCGGAGCGGGTCGCCGCCGACGCGCTGAAGGCCGCCGAGCATGGTCGCGGGTCGGTGGTGCCGGGTGGGCCGCACGTGCGGGCTTTCCTCGGATCGTCCCGGTTCGCGCCGACGCCGTTGGTGCTGCCGGTCATCGCGCGAATGTACAAGCGCTAGAACGTGTTCACCAGCCTGCGCTGTTCGGCCATCTGGCGCGACATCGTGTAGTGGTGGTAGTGCATCGCGCACTTGATCACACAGATGAACAACAGATTCGGATCGGGCCGTCGGCGCAGCATGGTCGTCATCCGGCGGCGATAGATCCGGCGCAAGCGCGGGTCCGGAATGGTGCGCATCAGCCGCAGCAACAGTCCAGCCGCCCGCAGAGCATCGATCGACTGCGACGTGAACTTCTTCCACGGATGCCGTCGCCAGTAGGCGTTGCGGGTGCGGGCCCAGTCGAATCGGCGCTCCAGGTAAAGGTTCTCGAGCCGCTCGAAGTAGAAGTCGGGGTCGTAGAGGTCCCGCATCAGCTCGATGTAGCCGTCGCGCAGCTCGTCGCGCGTCATGCCAAGCGGAATGACGTTGGTGCCGTATGTCTGTTCGTCGTCGAGGTCGAGGCGGCCCTCGTTCTTCAGTCGGGTGTGCAGAGGGGTTTTCGGGATGGCCGCGAGCATGCCGACCATCGCGTGCATGATGTCGGTCTGGCGCACGAGTTCCCGCTGCGCCTTGAAGATCCGGGTGTCGTCGTGGTCGAACCCGACGATCATGCCGCACCAGACTTCGATGCCGGAGTCCTGCACTGTGCGAACGCGATCGACGATCGTCCCGCCCTTGCGGACGTTTTGGTATTTCTTCGTTTCGCGCAGCGATTCTTCGTTGGGGCTTTCGATGCCGATGAAGACGGTCACGATGTTGGCCGCGTCCATCAACTGCATCAGCTCGTCATCTTCGGCGAGGTTGAGCGACGCCTCGGTGAAGAACATGAAGGGATATCCCTCGGCGGCCTGCCATGCGGCCAGGTCGCGCAGCAATCTCTTCACCGCGACCTTGTTGCCGATCAGGTTGTCGTCGACGACGAACGCAATGTGCATGTGCTGCTTGCGCATTGCTTCCAGCTCGGCGATCACCTGCGCGCTGGTCTTCAGCCGCGGCCGGCGGCCGAAGATGAGGATGATGTCGCAGAACTCGCACTGGAACGGGCAGCCGCGGGAGAACTGGATGCTGCCGAACAGATAGTCCTTGATCTTCAGCAGGTCATATCGCGGCACCGGCACTCGTGTCATGTCGGTGGGCTCGCGTTGCTCGTACCGTTGCCGGTGCCGCCCGTGGGACCATTCGTCGAGAAACTGCGGCCAGGTCGTTTCGGCTTCACCGACGAAGATCACGTCGGGCAGTCCGTCGAAGTAGTCTTCCTGCACGCTGACCCACGGCCCGCCGACGACGGTGAAGACGCCGCGGGCTTTGAGTTCGCGGAGTATCTCGCGCATGCGATGGCGCTGGACGATCATGCCGGTGAGGCCCACGATGTCGGCCCGCGCCAGCCGGTCGTAGTCGAGAGGCTCGACGTTCTCGTCGACGATCGTCACGGAATGGCCGGCGGACGTCACCGCCGCGAGCAGCGGCAGGCAGGCGGTCGGCAGGTTGCACTTCTTGCCCAGCAACGGAAGTGCGTATTCCAGCCCCCAGTACGACACCTCGAACCGAGGGTTGACCAGGACGATATCGGCCATGATCGCCCCATCGTCGCGCACCCGGCGCCGCCGCGTGTAGGTAGCGAACTACCTCAATTGTCAACCGACCGCCCGAGAAAGGCCATCAGCCGGGCAGTGGGCGTCGCGCCCTCGGGCGCCGGCCGGGCCGGACCGAACCCGCCCGGGCGCCGCAGCATGTCGTCGGGCACCGACTCCACCAACTGGCGGCAGAACTCCAGCAGGTGCTCGGGCAGCTCGAAGGGCTGCTCGCGTGAGCGGTAGAGATCCCAGCTGTGCAGCGCCAGATCGGCGACGGGATAGGCCAGCGCCCGGTGCAACGGGACTTCGCCCTGCGGCGACGGCCGCAACGCGTCGAGGTCCGCGCCGGGCAGGGCGTCGTGCAACCGGGCGGCGAGCTCACGAAGCCGCGCGGCCGGGTCGTCGGATTTCCAGTCGTCCGGTTGGGACGGCCGTTGCCAGATGTCGCCGCCCTCCACCAGCGTCACGACCTTGGTCGCGCTGCCGGTGACGTGACCGACCAGGTCCCGGATGCTCCAGCCTTCGAGATTGGATGGGAGATCCCAACTTTCGGAGGGAATCTGCTCTACCGCGTCAATGAGCAAGCCGATCGCCTCGGTGGCGCGCAGGCCGACCTGTGCGGTGGCGTTCATGACTTCGTGGTCGCTCACTGATTCCTCCCGCGGGAAAGCTCTGTACTACGTAAATGTAGTACGATCGATGGCGTGGCTGAAGTGCCCGTGCGTGAGTTGAACCAAAACACTGCCGGCGTGCTGGCACGGGTCAAGCGCGGCGAACACATCGACATCACGGAACGCGGTGCCGTCGTCGCCCGTCTCGTGCCTGCCGAGGACAATCCGCTAGCCGAAATGATCAGCGCCGGAAGGCTTCATCCCGCCACTCTCAGCGGAGCGGCGCCCCGTCCGTCCGGGCCGGTCCAGACCGACCACGAGGCCGGCCAACTGCTACGCGAGCTGCGCGACGACGAGCGCTATTGATGCTTTACCTCGACACGTCGGCGCTCATCAAGCTGATTCGGCACGAACCCGAAAGCGATGCTCTCGCTGACTGGCTCGACGGGCAAGCGCCCGCGCCGTGGGTGTCGTCGGCGTTGGTTGAGGTTGAGCTTCCGCGAGCTGTCCGCTGTGTCGATCCGTCGCTGCTTGTCGAGGTTCCGGCGATCGTGGCTCGCGTATCCCGGTATGAAGTCGACGAGGTGGTCCGAGCCGCCGCCGCGGCGTATCCGGATCCCAAGCTGCGGTCACTGGACGCGATCCATCTCGCTACTGGCGACGCGATTTTCGGCACCAGATTGACTGCGTTTGTCGCCTACGACGGACGCCTGCTCGCGGCCGCCGAGGCAGCCGGCCTCCCCACAGCTGCACCGGGGCTCTCATGACAGATGCCGATGCGGGACGTGTCGCGGTCTACCTGGACTTCGACAACATCGTGATCTCTCGCTACGACCAAGTCCACGGCCGCAATTCGTTTCAGAAGGACAAGGCCAAGGGGCTGGACAAGGATCGGCTGGCCCGGGCCACCGTCGACGTCGGGGCCATCATCGACTTCGCGTCGTCGTTCGGCACGCTGGTGCTCACCCGCGCGTACGCGGACTGGTCGGCCGAGGTCAACACCGGCTACCGCGAGCAATTGGTGGGCCGCGCGGTCGATTTGGTGCAGCTGTTCCCGGCGGCGGCCTACGGCAAGAACGCCGCCGACATCCGGCTGGCCGTCGACGCGGTCGAGGACATGTTCCGCCTGCCCGACCTGACCCATGTGGTGATCGTGGCCGGCGACTCCGACTACATCCCGCTGGCACAGCGCTGTAAACGGCTGGGCCGCTACGTGGTTGGCGTCGGGGTGGCCGGGTCGTCGAGCCGGGCGCTGGCGGCCGCGTGCGACGAGTTCGTCACCTACGACGCGCTGCCCGGTGTTCCAGTCCCTGAGCCAGTGGCGGCGCCTAAGCGGCGCAGCAAGGACGCCGACGAGCCGCTACCGCCCGACCCGCAAGCCGCGGCCACCAGTCTGCTGACCCGCGCGCTGCGCATCGGGATGGAAAAGGATGACGCCGAATGGCTGCACAACTCGGTGGTCAAGGCGCAGATGAAGCGGATGGACCCGTCGTTCAGCGAAAAGTCCTTGGGATTCAAGTCTTTCAGTGATTTCCTGCGGTCGCGCTCGGATCTGGTGGAGCTCGACGAGAGTTCGACGACGCGGATGGTGCGGCTGCGTTAGGACCGCTGCCCGTTGACGAATAGGTTCCACGGCGCGGCCTGGTCGGAGTCCTTGGCGGGTTCGCGGCCGTAGCCGGCCATCAGCTCGTCGGCCGGCGTCACCGTGACCTCCCAGCCGTGGCGGCGCAACCAGTCGCCGACGTCGTCGCGCTCCTCGAAGTACCACAGCTGGTCGCTGCGGGGGACCTGACGCTGCGGATCCACCTTGGCCATCAACTGCTGGACGCGTTCCATGCGCTCGCGGCGCTGCGCGATGGCCTCGGGGTCGGCGAAGTTGGGCGCAAGCGCCTCGACGCCAATGCGGCTGCCGGCGGCAGCGAGCTCTTGGATGCGGGCGAACAGCAGGTCTTGGGCCGACGCCGGCAGGTACATCAGCAACCCCTCGACCGACCAGGCGCTCGGCGCCGTGGCGTCAAAACCGGCCTGCAGCAACGCTTTCGGCCAGTCATGACGCAAATCCACCGCGACCTCAACCCGATGGCAGGTCGGCTTGTGCTCCCGCAGCGTCGACGACTTGAACTCCAGCACTCTGTGCTGGTCGAGTTCGTAGACCGTCGTGCCGTCGGGCCACGGCAGCCGCCAGGACCGCGCGTCCAGGCCGGCGGCCAGAATCACCGCCTGACGGATGCCCGCGCGGGTGGCGTCGAGGAAGAACGCGTCGAAAAAGGCGGTCCGCGAGGCGAAGTAGTCGACCAGCGACCGCATCCGCGCCGGCAACTCGGGTTCGGCCTCGACGACCTCGGGAGGCAACTGCGGGGCCTCGTACCAGTTCCACACGCCGTCGCCGACGGTGTCGAGGAACACCCGCGCGAACGGATCGCTGATCAGCGGGTTGTCGCTCTCGGTTTCCGCCGCGCGGGCGGCGGCCACGCCCAGCGCCGTCGCGCCCACGCTCTCGGTGATGTCCCAGGTGTCGTTGTCGGTTCTCGCCACTCTTCGACCCTACGTCAGGCCTGTGCGGCACAATCGCGGTCACCATGAGCAACATCGCCTCGCGACGACGGCACATTGTGCGGCTCGCCGTGTTCGCCGCCTTCCTGCTCGCGATGTTCTACCTGATAGCCGTCAGGCACATCGTCGACGTCGACGCGGTGCGGCGCGCGGTCGCGGCGACGGGGCCGGCGGCGCCGCTGATCTATGTCGTGGCGTCGGCGGTCCTCGGCGCGGTGTTCGTGCCGGGCCCGGTGCTGGCCGCGGGCAGCGGGGTGCTGTTCGGTCCGCTGCTGGGCATCTTCGTGACGCTGGGTGCGACGGTGGGCACCGCGATCGTCGCGAGCCTCGTTGGCCGCCGGCCGGGTCGAGACAGTGCGCGGGCGCTACTCGGGACCGAACGCGCCGAACGCGTCGACGCGCTGATCGAACGAGGCGGACTGTGGGCGGTTGTCGGTCAGCGCTTCGTTCCCGGCATATCGGATGCGCTGGCCGCCTATGCGTTCGGGGCGTTCGGAGTTCCGTTGTGGCAGATGGCCGTTGGGGCGTTCATCGGTTCGGTGCCGCGCGCGTTCGTCTACACCTCGCTGGGCGCCTCGATCGCGGACCGGTCGGCGCCGTTGGCCTACGCGGCGATCGCGGTGTGGTGCGTGACGGCCGTCATCGGCGCGTTCGCCGCGCACCGCGGGTACCGAAAATGGCGTGCGCACGCCCGCGCCGGTGGGGACGGCGTTCCGGATAACGAGGCGCGCTGAGCGTCCGGCGCGCTTCGGTCACTTCCATCCCATCAGTCACGGGACGGAACCACTATGCGAGTTGCCCGCCTACGCGCGACAAATCCCTTGGGCCCCTAATTGTCGCTGTGAGCCGTGCACATTGCGGTCTGGCCAGACCGAGGGATTGGTGTGGCAGATGAGATTCGCACAACTAAATGCTGTCCGATCAAGCCGCGACGGCTGTGCGCGGCGGACCGCCCCCGGGGCCGTTGGTTGCTCCGCAACTATTGCGGCGGCTAATGCTATTTGGTATGGGACTTTATGCGTGACGCAATGGTGTCATTGGCGTCATCGGAGTCGAGCGTCAAATCCCAGTTGGTGTGCTCGACCAAGTAGTCGTAAATGCTGCGGGAAAGGGCTTGGCGGTCAGCAACCTCACCGGCGTGATAGACCTCGGCAAACCACTGCCCGGGACTGTCGTCGTCCGCATACATCGTGACCTGGCTGCGGTCCCCCACCAGCAGGTAGGGACGGCCGTCATCAAGCATCGAGACGGGTACTTCCAGGAAGGTGGAAATGGCGTCTGCCGCAGCACGCATCGACGATGCGCCAGCAATGTAGACGGCATCTACTGCAGCCACTGCGGCACCTCCTCTCCTACGATTCGAATCTGCACCGCTCCACCTGCGCGCGACTCGTCAATGACCAGAATAGTGGCGATCTGATCGTCGGGAAACGCGTCGTAGAGCTGTTGGGCAAGGGAAACAACTCGCTCGATCAGCAGCGGCGATTCGCTGGTATCGAGCACGTAGCGTGGTCCTTGCTTTTTCCTGCCTCTAGTAATTCGGCGCTTCACGTTTCCCGGGTTGGACGACGATGACCATTGAACTCTGTTCGCATGCCATTGACATAGGCGTCAGACGTGTGCTGACCTCGCGGTTGTCGGAACACAACATCGAAGCCAAGCTTTGCCAGCCGTTCGGCTGTATCGAGCTCATGCTCACGCACCTCCCCCGAACAAGTGGACGGTCATCAGTCTCCCCCGGGGGTCCGACACCCTCGAAGCCGTCGACTGATGACTTCACGACCCACTAGCCGCGGCATAGGGTGGTCGGCGTGGCTGACGCACCCGGCGCAACGCTCGAGGGAATTCTGGCCGAACACGGCCCACTGGACGAGGACGACATCGCACGACGGCTACGCGATGCCGGCGTCGCCGATCCGGATGCCGTACTCGAAGAGCTTCAGCTCGAAATCGCATTCCCGGCAAGACAATTGGTCGACGACCGGTGGGTATGGGTGCCAAACGTAGTGACCGGGCGGGTGCTCACCCACCGGGTCACCGCAGACGAGTTGGCCCACGACATTCTCAACGTGTGCCCGGACCTGGAGCCCATCACCACGCTCTGCGAACACGACCAATGGTTCGCCGACGGGTCGCCGGCCCAAGTCGTGATGTTCGATTACGACGACGAGCTGCTCGAGGAGCGCGGCATTCCGGACGAGGCGGTCGCCGAAGGGGGTGCACTGCTGTTGGCTGCGGGCACGCTGGCGGGATTGGGCGTGGCCGAAGGCGATCTGGTCGGCGTGCGGCTGACCAAGCAGGGACTCGTTGTCGAGCGGGTCAGTGACGTCGCGGATCCCCCGGTGGGCGAGCGACTGGCCGCGATGCTCGACGCCGACGAGCCTATCTACATCGACGCGGCGGTGTGGACGGCGTGCCTCGAAGACCCGGCATTGTTCACCCAGCCGCTGCCGCCGCTGTCCGAGATCATCGACGACCATGGGCTGGTGCGCAGCCTGGATTTGTTCGCGCCGGCCGGGTTCGACTTCGACGCTTGGCGTTTGGAGCTGCGGTCTGCGATGCTGGCCGAGCGCCATGACCTCGACCTCGACGACGCATTCGCGCTGTGCACACTGGTCAAGCTCTACGAGCAGATATCGGCTCTGGTCGAGGCCGTCGACGAGCTGCCAGCCGATGCGCCGGCCCCGATCGCCGAAGGGGCGGAACCACCCGAGGACGATGAGTTCGCCGACCTCCTCGGCGAGCTGGGGGCCGCGCTCGCCGACCCGCGCCTGGCGGACCTCCTGGTTGCCGAGACGGTGGGCCTCGACAGCTCCGGGGCGCCCGCACTCGGACTGTTCGCCGACGTGCTGGAGCCGAAGGTGCCGCGTGCGGCGCGAGTGGCGTGCCGGTGGTTGCGCGCGATAGCGCTGGAGCGCATCGGCGACATCGAGGCGGCCGAGCGGGAGCTGTTGGCGGCGGAGTCGATGGATCCGGATTGGCCGCTACCGCTGCGCGAACTGGCCCGCATTGCCTCCGACCGCGGCGACGCCGAACGAGGGTTGGCGTTGTTGCGCCGGGCCGGCGCCGAGCCGGACCATCCGCTGGTGGAGCTGCTCGAGCGCTACCGGCCCGAGCCTAGAACCGACCTCGGCCGAAATGAGCCGTGCTGGTGCGGTTCTGGCCGCAAGTACAAGAAGTGCCACCTTGGGCGTGAGCAGCTGCCGCTGGCTGAGCGAGCGAAGTGGTTGTACGCCAAGGCTATTCAGCACGTGCTGCTAAGCGGATGGGATGAGCTGCTGGCCGAGGTGAGCTACGAACGCTGCCGCTACACCGACGATGCTCCCGATGCGCTGGAGGATCCACTGGTGCTGGACGCGGTGCTGTTCGAGGGCGGCGCGTTCGAGGAATTCCTCGAGACACGCGGGTCGCTGCTGCCCGACGACGAGCGGCTGCTGGCCGAGCAGTGGCTGCTGGCGGAGCGGTCGGTGTTCGAGGTCGAACAAGTGCAACCCGGGCGCTCCGTCACGCTGCGCGACGTGCGCACCGGCGACACCCAGGAGGTGCAAGAGCGCACGGCCAGCCGACAGCTGAAGGAAGGGCAGCTGATCTGCGCACGCCCGATACCCGTCGGCGACGACACCATGCAGTTCTTCGGCGGGCTGGAACCCGTTGCGCTGCATGAGCGTGACCGGCTGATCGACCTGCTCGACACCGAACCCGACGCCGCCGAGCTGGTGGCGGAGCTGAGCCGCCGGTTCGCGCCGCCGATGCTGGTCAACAGCGAGGGCGATCCGCTGGCGATCTGCGAGGCCACCGTGCGCGTCAGCGACCCGGACCGGATGCAGGCCGCGCTGGACGACACCTACGACCGCGTCGACGACGACGAGCCGCAGTGGTTCGAGCACGTGGAAATCCAAGGCATGCAGCGGCTTCGGGCCTCGATGAGTCTCGAGGGCAGGACGCTGGACGTAGCGGCCAGCAGCGAAAAGCGGATGGACCGGGTGCTGGCCACGCTGGCGCGCCTGGATCCGGAGATGAAGGTGCTCGACGATTTCCGCCGCCCGGTGCGCGATGCGCGCGACGCCGCCGAGCTGGCCGAGGAGTTCGGCGTCGGCGACGAGGACGAGCTCGATGACGACGATCCGAAAGTGGCGGCGGCACTTGAGGAGTTCATCCGCGACTACGAGACCAAGTGGCTCGACCAGCCCATCCCGGCGCTCGACGGCCACACGCCCCGGCAGGCCGCCGACGACCCGACTAGACGCGGCGACTTGATCAAGCTGCTGGACAGCTTCCCGTCCGGTGCAGCGGCTCGCGGGGGCATGGACGTCG includes these proteins:
- a CDS encoding SEC-C metal-binding domain-containing protein; protein product: MADAPGATLEGILAEHGPLDEDDIARRLRDAGVADPDAVLEELQLEIAFPARQLVDDRWVWVPNVVTGRVLTHRVTADELAHDILNVCPDLEPITTLCEHDQWFADGSPAQVVMFDYDDELLEERGIPDEAVAEGGALLLAAGTLAGLGVAEGDLVGVRLTKQGLVVERVSDVADPPVGERLAAMLDADEPIYIDAAVWTACLEDPALFTQPLPPLSEIIDDHGLVRSLDLFAPAGFDFDAWRLELRSAMLAERHDLDLDDAFALCTLVKLYEQISALVEAVDELPADAPAPIAEGAEPPEDDEFADLLGELGAALADPRLADLLVAETVGLDSSGAPALGLFADVLEPKVPRAARVACRWLRAIALERIGDIEAAERELLAAESMDPDWPLPLRELARIASDRGDAERGLALLRRAGAEPDHPLVELLERYRPEPRTDLGRNEPCWCGSGRKYKKCHLGREQLPLAERAKWLYAKAIQHVLLSGWDELLAEVSYERCRYTDDAPDALEDPLVLDAVLFEGGAFEEFLETRGSLLPDDERLLAEQWLLAERSVFEVEQVQPGRSVTLRDVRTGDTQEVQERTASRQLKEGQLICARPIPVGDDTMQFFGGLEPVALHERDRLIDLLDTEPDAAELVAELSRRFAPPMLVNSEGDPLAICEATVRVSDPDRMQAALDDTYDRVDDDEPQWFEHVEIQGMQRLRASMSLEGRTLDVAASSEKRMDRVLATLARLDPEMKVLDDFRRPVRDARDAAELAEEFGVGDEDELDDDDPKVAAALEEFIRDYETKWLDQPIPALDGHTPRQAADDPTRRGDLIKLLDSFPSGAAARGGMDVDRLRAALGL